A genome region from Fodinibius salicampi includes the following:
- a CDS encoding succinate dehydrogenase cytochrome b subunit, translating into MASILKALKSQVGRKILTGITGVGLIVFIIFHLATNLQIFGDVHAFNEAAYTLESMGWLLYILEAGLAIAFLLHAYIGISIWWNRRKARPKGYEKYQTKGGPSHQTWAARSMIFTGIVLLVFLVIHIDTFKFGATEMVTLPSGEEARDLKGLMISTFQQPIWAFGYTAVMLLLGFHLGHGFWSAFTSLTMKHNQYSALIYTVGVIFAILMAVGFLIIPLYIYFGGGCEAALIQCQ; encoded by the coding sequence ATGGCATCAATTCTGAAAGCGCTTAAATCGCAGGTTGGTAGAAAAATATTAACAGGTATTACTGGTGTTGGCTTAATTGTGTTTATTATTTTCCATCTAGCCACCAATCTTCAGATTTTTGGAGATGTACATGCCTTTAACGAAGCAGCCTATACACTCGAAAGTATGGGCTGGCTTTTGTATATCCTTGAAGCAGGTTTGGCGATTGCTTTTCTTTTGCACGCCTATATCGGCATTTCAATTTGGTGGAATCGCCGAAAAGCACGTCCCAAGGGCTATGAAAAGTATCAGACTAAGGGTGGTCCCAGCCACCAGACCTGGGCGGCACGCTCAATGATTTTTACCGGCATAGTTTTACTGGTATTTTTAGTGATTCATATTGATACCTTTAAATTTGGGGCAACCGAGATGGTTACCTTGCCCAGCGGTGAAGAAGCCAGAGATCTGAAAGGATTGATGATTTCAACATTTCAGCAGCCTATTTGGGCTTTCGGGTATACAGCTGTTATGCTGTTACTTGGATTCCATCTGGGACATGGATTTTGGAGTGCATTTACCTCCTTGACGATGAAACACAATCAATATTCAGCTCTTATTTATACTGTTGGTGTTATATTTGCCATCTTAATGGCGGTCGGCTTCCTGATTATTCCTCTTTATATCTATTTTGGCGGAGGCTGTGAAGCAGCACTTATTCAATGCCAATAA